The following proteins are co-located in the Paenibacillus sp. FSL H8-0079 genome:
- a CDS encoding glycosyl hydrolase — protein sequence MNPDILKRAFLNPGHSFRSVPFWAWNDKLEQEELNRQIDGFKEQGMGGFMMHVREGLETPYLSQEFMQRIKDSVAKAKESGISAWLYDEDRYSSGMGGGMVASKGGDKVRAKALTLDMSRTFKREDTSIAAIYHAIITGGSITELRQLAENEVGVVLHAEDEIYLIFRVRIADKNDWCHGDTYTDLMNPETVKLFIETNYEPYREAVGEEFGKTVPGIFTDEPTIQGFAERMNEPELTWIAWSEVFAHEFELRRGYSIWTLLPYFFFQGTLSTQIRYDYWLTVTETFSESYTKQIGEWCQEHGIQFTGHFHSEGSIVGQTRHSGSVMSHYRYLHIPGIDTLGEQTKEHLTIKQVSSVANQLGKKQVITETYGVTGWDLTFESRRWIGDWQFALGINLLTHHLSWYSLRGCRKRDYPPSFNYHMNWWNHNRRMEDYYARLGSVLSEGKLTRNVLVIHPASSVWSHLGQNVNISSWKNTAGNESMLTDYDKSFNEFVNRMVEWHVDYDLGDELIMKEFARAEKGQLYVGEAEYSLVVLPSVHNVTSSTLEVLLSFMDSGGIVAAFGEVPYLVDGRSENLHRLDELYKHSHYIQFKDSAELMPLLDEKTSRAVSIQDKDGMEAKHFLHMHRQVQHGSTVFIVNNDRNNTHQVEICISEGQHLEEWDAWSGEMIPRPVHKKDGKIRFSDTFGPAQSRLYIVSPISTHQETIATVINDEMPDVNQVSDQDHTMFEISNEYISELQPVSFERTEPNALILDQCQFRLGKEPWSEPMEVWRAQRMIRERLGMRQVFHNGNLQRYFWIHEDHPGNEAPLELRFTFVVADVPANDVFVVFEDADRFDFELNGTRLDQEPEGYYLDRRMQKIKLSGLHEGINTLIVLISYCSDMELENAYIIGDFAVDPNRKIVSEPDNLTYGDWRIQGYPYYCGSMNYDFEIEKGIESVNGYRLEFGKYAAVLLDIQLDGTTGKTIPWKCEAWFDIDPTLLTEQKNKVVVEVVGSPRNLFGPLHQQEAHPNWLDWWSFHPEDEDYTLEYQGTPYGLLEPIKLLRSNKKARD from the coding sequence ATGAATCCGGACATATTGAAGCGTGCATTTTTAAATCCAGGTCATTCGTTTCGTTCGGTTCCATTCTGGGCTTGGAACGACAAGTTGGAGCAGGAGGAGCTGAATCGCCAGATTGATGGTTTCAAGGAACAGGGCATGGGCGGTTTTATGATGCATGTGCGTGAGGGCTTGGAAACACCTTATCTGAGCCAAGAGTTTATGCAACGGATCAAGGATAGCGTCGCTAAGGCGAAGGAGTCAGGCATCTCTGCCTGGTTGTACGATGAAGATCGATATTCCTCAGGAATGGGTGGTGGAATGGTTGCGAGTAAAGGCGGCGATAAGGTACGTGCCAAGGCACTGACGTTAGATATGAGCCGTACCTTTAAACGAGAAGATACATCCATTGCTGCCATATATCACGCTATCATAACAGGGGGAAGCATCACGGAGCTGAGGCAACTGGCAGAGAATGAGGTCGGAGTGGTTCTTCATGCGGAAGATGAGATCTATCTCATCTTCCGTGTGAGAATCGCTGATAAAAACGACTGGTGTCATGGGGACACCTACACGGATCTCATGAATCCTGAGACGGTAAAGTTATTTATTGAGACCAACTATGAACCTTACAGGGAAGCAGTTGGAGAAGAATTCGGAAAAACGGTTCCGGGGATATTTACCGATGAGCCGACGATCCAAGGTTTTGCCGAACGTATGAATGAACCAGAATTGACTTGGATTGCATGGAGCGAAGTGTTCGCGCACGAGTTCGAACTCAGAAGAGGGTATTCCATATGGACGTTGCTTCCATACTTCTTTTTTCAAGGCACTCTTTCTACACAAATACGATATGACTACTGGTTGACCGTGACCGAAACGTTCAGCGAATCGTATACGAAACAAATCGGGGAGTGGTGCCAAGAACATGGCATTCAGTTCACTGGACATTTTCATTCCGAAGGTAGCATCGTCGGACAGACTCGTCATAGCGGTTCAGTGATGTCTCATTATCGATATTTGCACATACCGGGCATTGATACACTGGGAGAGCAGACAAAAGAACATTTAACGATCAAACAGGTGTCCAGTGTTGCGAATCAGCTTGGTAAGAAACAAGTAATCACCGAAACTTATGGTGTGACAGGCTGGGATTTAACTTTTGAGAGTCGAAGATGGATCGGGGATTGGCAATTTGCTCTAGGTATTAATCTATTGACTCATCATCTATCCTGGTACTCACTCAGAGGATGTCGTAAGCGGGATTATCCGCCATCCTTCAATTATCATATGAACTGGTGGAATCATAATCGGCGCATGGAGGATTATTATGCAAGACTCGGATCGGTCTTAAGTGAGGGGAAATTAACTCGGAATGTGCTCGTGATTCATCCAGCCTCATCGGTGTGGTCACATCTGGGACAAAATGTGAACATATCCTCATGGAAGAATACAGCCGGTAATGAATCGATGCTGACAGACTATGATAAATCGTTCAACGAATTCGTCAACCGCATGGTTGAATGGCATGTTGATTATGATCTGGGTGATGAGCTTATAATGAAAGAGTTCGCCAGAGCTGAGAAAGGCCAGCTATACGTGGGTGAAGCAGAATATTCACTTGTTGTTCTACCTTCTGTGCACAACGTAACGTCCTCAACACTTGAGGTATTGCTTTCATTTATGGATAGTGGGGGTATTGTTGCTGCATTTGGGGAAGTGCCGTACTTAGTAGATGGCAGGTCAGAAAATTTGCATCGTTTGGATGAGCTATATAAGCATAGCCACTATATTCAATTCAAAGATTCTGCTGAACTGATGCCTCTGTTGGACGAGAAAACATCACGTGCGGTAAGCATTCAGGATAAGGATGGCATGGAAGCAAAGCATTTTCTGCACATGCACCGGCAGGTGCAACATGGCTCGACTGTTTTTATTGTAAACAACGATCGGAATAACACCCATCAAGTGGAAATCTGTATCTCAGAAGGGCAACACCTGGAAGAATGGGACGCTTGGTCGGGAGAAATGATTCCACGTCCAGTTCATAAGAAAGATGGCAAGATACGCTTCAGCGATACATTCGGACCAGCACAGTCCAGGCTGTATATTGTGTCACCCATTTCAACCCATCAAGAGACAATTGCAACCGTTATCAACGATGAAATGCCTGACGTGAATCAGGTGTCGGATCAAGATCATACCATGTTTGAGATAAGCAATGAGTACATTTCAGAGCTACAACCTGTCTCGTTTGAAAGAACTGAGCCTAATGCGCTTATTCTTGATCAATGCCAGTTTCGCCTGGGGAAGGAACCATGGTCCGAGCCCATGGAGGTGTGGAGGGCCCAACGTATGATTCGTGAACGACTGGGTATGCGTCAGGTATTCCACAACGGAAACCTGCAGAGGTACTTCTGGATTCATGAGGATCATCCGGGCAATGAAGCCCCGCTGGAACTCAGGTTTACATTTGTGGTTGCCGATGTGCCAGCGAATGATGTATTTGTGGTATTTGAAGATGCAGATCGTTTCGATTTTGAGCTTAATGGCACCCGCTTGGATCAAGAGCCAGAAGGATATTATTTGGATCGGCGTATGCAAAAAATTAAATTATCAGGATTGCATGAGGGCATCAATACGTTAATTGTTCTGATCTCGTATTGTAGCGATATGGAATTGGAGAATGCATATATTATTGGAGATTTTGCTGTCGACCCTAATCGTAAAATAGTGAGTGAGCCTGACAATCTAACTTACGGAGACTGGCGTATACAAGGCTATCCTTACTATTGTGGCAGTATGAACTATGATTTTGAGATTGAAAAGGGTATCGAATCAGTTAACGGATACAGATTGGAGTTTGGTAAATATGCGGCTGTTCTCCTTGATATCCAGTTGGACGGCACAACAGGTAAGACCATTCCGTGGAAATGCGAGGCATGGTTTGACATAGATCCCACCCTCCTGACGGAGCAAAAGAATAAAGTCGTGGTTGAAGTTGTTGGAAGTCCAAGAAATCTGTTCGGTCCACTTCATCAACAGGAGGCCCATCCAAACTGGCTTGACTGGTGGTCATTCCATCCCGAAGATGAAGATTATACATTAGAATACCAAGGCACTCCCTACGGTTTATTAGAACCTATTAAACTTCTACGTAGTAACAAGAAGGCTCGAGATTAG
- a CDS encoding beta-galactosidase encodes MTIKIGIDYYPEQWTPELWEKDAVLMQETGVAVVRMAEFAWSRMEPTEGTYQFEWLDAAIEVFASRGMEIVLCTPTNTPPNWMTTRYPDVLPMDEQRHIIRPGVRGHRCNNSPSLRMLGSRFVEAISQRYGKHPAVIGWQIDNEMHYQECHCDTCNRAFVAWLQKRYSNLEELNREWGTVVWSGEYSSWAEVTTPLGVSKPMNPSYLLEYKRFCSDSVGYLLGWQLEILRRNCPGQFVTHNMWQYPNSLDYYDMHNELDFVSVDYYPNELYRDYGDRFPRNGALTLDLVRGIKRRNFWVMEQLSGAQGAWMPIQRTPYPGLIRARSWQTIARGADMVVHFRWRSATVGAEQFWHGLIDHSNVPGRRFREFAELTREVNQLGEILADSTIVTQVAILHSHDQHTALSLQPQAEGGMHYIDNLSSMHNAFLKMGVGTDVINWTEELDGYKLVIVPSLFLLSEEVAQRLESFAAKGGTVVLTNRTGVKNMRNVCEMLPLPGLLAEAAGVVVSEYDAIGNSEHRIRNAEGKTFAAKQWCDLLELRGAEPIAWYDNDFYEGVPAVTVNKLGEGEVYYVGTWPEPSYFYQLFEDILKEKELAPKIQLPEGVELSIRTKGEQNFLFLINLTNEQREITLDVPYLSLLTSERLDQNLTLPALGVDIITV; translated from the coding sequence ATGACAATTAAGATAGGAATTGATTATTATCCAGAGCAATGGACCCCGGAGTTATGGGAGAAAGATGCCGTACTTATGCAAGAGACGGGGGTTGCTGTTGTGCGAATGGCGGAGTTCGCCTGGAGCCGAATGGAACCGACCGAGGGTACTTATCAGTTTGAATGGCTGGATGCGGCTATAGAAGTATTCGCTTCGCGTGGTATGGAAATTGTGTTATGCACCCCAACCAATACCCCGCCGAACTGGATGACAACCCGTTATCCGGATGTGCTGCCCATGGATGAGCAACGCCACATCATCCGGCCAGGTGTGCGTGGACATCGTTGCAACAACAGCCCTTCCTTGAGAATGCTGGGCTCTAGATTTGTGGAAGCGATATCACAGCGCTACGGTAAGCATCCCGCCGTCATCGGCTGGCAAATTGATAACGAGATGCACTACCAGGAGTGCCATTGTGATACATGCAATCGTGCATTTGTCGCTTGGCTGCAAAAGCGTTATTCCAATCTGGAGGAGTTGAACCGGGAGTGGGGTACGGTCGTCTGGAGTGGGGAGTACAGCAGCTGGGCTGAGGTAACAACGCCGCTCGGCGTCAGCAAACCGATGAATCCTTCCTATCTTCTGGAGTACAAGCGATTTTGTTCTGACAGCGTAGGCTATCTGCTGGGATGGCAGCTTGAGATTTTACGCCGTAACTGTCCAGGCCAATTTGTGACGCATAACATGTGGCAATATCCGAATAGCCTGGACTATTATGATATGCACAACGAATTGGACTTTGTCTCTGTTGATTATTATCCGAATGAGCTGTATCGCGATTATGGCGATCGGTTTCCGAGGAACGGAGCGCTTACGCTGGACTTGGTTCGCGGCATCAAACGCCGGAATTTCTGGGTAATGGAACAGCTCAGCGGAGCACAGGGCGCCTGGATGCCGATTCAGCGCACCCCGTATCCTGGACTGATCCGAGCTCGCTCTTGGCAGACAATCGCTCGCGGTGCGGATATGGTCGTCCATTTCCGATGGCGGAGTGCTACCGTCGGAGCCGAACAATTCTGGCACGGGCTGATCGACCACAGCAATGTTCCTGGACGCAGGTTCAGGGAATTCGCGGAGCTTACTCGCGAGGTGAACCAGTTAGGAGAAATACTCGCCGACTCAACCATTGTTACCCAGGTTGCGATCCTGCATTCGCATGATCAGCATACGGCGCTTTCCCTTCAGCCGCAGGCGGAAGGGGGAATGCACTATATAGACAACTTGTCCTCTATGCATAATGCATTTTTGAAAATGGGCGTCGGTACAGACGTTATCAACTGGACTGAGGAGCTCGACGGGTACAAGCTGGTCATTGTCCCTTCCCTCTTCCTGTTAAGTGAAGAAGTAGCACAGCGACTGGAGAGTTTCGCAGCCAAGGGTGGCACGGTTGTTCTCACCAATCGGACTGGTGTGAAGAACATGAGGAATGTATGTGAGATGTTGCCTCTGCCGGGGCTACTGGCGGAAGCGGCGGGTGTTGTCGTAAGTGAATATGATGCCATCGGCAACAGTGAGCATCGCATACGGAACGCGGAGGGCAAGACATTCGCTGCGAAGCAATGGTGTGATCTACTGGAACTGCGAGGTGCAGAGCCGATCGCCTGGTATGACAACGACTTTTACGAGGGTGTACCGGCGGTTACTGTCAATAAGCTTGGTGAAGGTGAAGTGTATTATGTCGGCACTTGGCCGGAGCCATCGTATTTCTATCAGCTGTTTGAAGACATATTGAAGGAAAAGGAATTGGCGCCCAAAATCCAGTTGCCGGAAGGTGTCGAGCTATCGATTCGAACGAAGGGGGAGCAAAACTTCCTCTTCCTGATCAATCTGACGAATGAGCAACGAGAGATTACGCTGGACGTTCCTTATCTCAGCTTGTTGACTAGCGAGAGATTGGATCAGAATTTGACTCTTCCAGCTCTGGGAGTAGATATTATAACTGTATAA
- a CDS encoding AraC family transcriptional regulator, translating to MPLPNRNFPVLSARDKLLPFYLLGIGLHHEQEHIRRDQGIQDYQWIQCRSGVGKLKLSETEHIVKPGMGMLLFPGQKHEYYALSESWEVDWIIFDGSGSASLFETVGIVDTSVYTLASPEYLRSRMRELLQAALTPQEQTLSNYACSAVLYTLLTEIIQRVSVEGNDTVGQQYERLKPVLDYIEQHYAEEITLPTLAGLICVTPEYFCHLFKKTTGIRPISYVNQVRVNKSKELLLGNVQRGMEDIARQVGFESTSYYGAIFKKLERITPGAFRRNYQKS from the coding sequence ATGCCTCTTCCCAATCGCAATTTCCCGGTATTATCCGCCAGAGACAAGCTACTCCCTTTTTATCTGCTTGGCATCGGTCTGCATCATGAACAGGAGCACATACGCCGAGACCAAGGCATTCAGGATTATCAGTGGATACAATGCCGCAGTGGTGTGGGCAAGCTCAAGCTAAGTGAAACGGAACATATCGTCAAGCCAGGTATGGGCATGCTGTTGTTCCCTGGACAGAAGCATGAATACTATGCGTTATCCGAGAGCTGGGAAGTCGACTGGATCATTTTCGATGGCAGCGGGTCAGCAAGCTTGTTTGAAACCGTGGGCATTGTCGACACAAGCGTATATACGCTTGCATCACCTGAATACCTTCGATCCCGCATGCGGGAGTTGCTGCAAGCTGCCTTAACACCACAAGAGCAGACATTAAGCAATTACGCCTGCTCCGCCGTCCTCTATACCTTATTGACAGAGATCATTCAACGCGTATCTGTCGAGGGTAACGATACCGTCGGGCAGCAGTATGAGCGATTAAAGCCGGTTCTGGACTATATTGAACAGCATTATGCTGAAGAGATTACTTTGCCAACGCTGGCTGGATTGATCTGTGTCACACCGGAATATTTCTGTCATTTGTTCAAGAAGACGACAGGCATTCGTCCCATCAGCTATGTTAACCAGGTAAGGGTCAACAAGAGCAAGGAACTGCTGCTTGGCAATGTGCAGCGCGGGATGGAGGATATCGCTCGTCAAGTCGGTTTCGAATCTACCAGCTATTATGGAGCCATCTTCAAGAAGCTGGAACGAATCACACCTGGCGCCTTCCGCCGCAACTATCAGAAGTCGTGA
- the glf gene encoding UDP-galactopyranose mutase, producing MQYDYLVIGSGLFGSTFAYEAAKRGKRVKVIEKRDHIGGNIYTEPIEDIHVHKYGAHIFHTNSKEIWDYINQFAEFNRYTNSPVANYKGEIYNLPFNMNTFNQLWGTITPDQAQLKIAEQIKATQIKDPKNLEEQAISLIGTDIYEKLVKGYTEKQWGRKATELPPFIIKRVPVRFTYDNNYFNDRYQGIPVGGYTQIIEKMLSSERIEVELNQDFFSNKEFYLKSSSKMVYTGMIDQFFDYTFGELEYRSLRFESTTVDQQNFQGNAVVNYTDSETPYTRIIEHKHFEFGKQSKTIITKEYPQAWSKDHEPYYPLNDDSNNEKYRKYHKLAEQSPHVILGGRLGMYQYYDMHQVIAAALNAVRTEFGQSH from the coding sequence ATGCAGTACGATTATTTAGTCATAGGTTCCGGATTATTCGGCAGTACATTTGCTTATGAAGCAGCCAAACGGGGAAAACGAGTAAAGGTTATTGAAAAAAGAGACCATATTGGCGGTAATATCTATACGGAACCTATAGAGGACATACATGTTCATAAATATGGGGCGCATATTTTCCACACCAATAGTAAGGAAATCTGGGACTACATCAATCAATTTGCGGAGTTCAATCGATATACGAACAGCCCTGTCGCCAATTATAAAGGTGAAATATACAATTTACCTTTTAATATGAATACATTTAATCAGTTATGGGGCACGATTACCCCTGATCAAGCCCAATTGAAGATTGCGGAACAGATAAAGGCAACACAGATTAAAGATCCAAAAAATCTCGAAGAACAAGCCATTTCATTAATTGGAACGGATATTTATGAGAAACTGGTGAAGGGGTATACAGAAAAACAATGGGGACGTAAAGCAACAGAGTTGCCTCCCTTTATTATTAAACGTGTCCCTGTCCGATTCACGTATGATAATAATTATTTTAATGACCGATATCAGGGGATTCCTGTTGGCGGGTATACCCAAATCATCGAAAAAATGTTGTCGAGTGAACGGATCGAGGTAGAACTAAATCAGGACTTTTTTTCCAACAAAGAATTCTATTTAAAAAGCTCCTCAAAAATGGTGTATACAGGAATGATCGATCAATTTTTTGATTATACATTCGGTGAGTTAGAATATCGAAGTTTACGATTCGAATCCACGACTGTAGATCAGCAAAACTTCCAAGGCAACGCAGTTGTAAATTATACCGATTCCGAAACACCATACACTCGAATTATAGAGCATAAACACTTTGAATTCGGCAAGCAGTCCAAGACAATTATAACGAAAGAGTATCCCCAAGCTTGGAGCAAAGACCACGAACCCTATTACCCTCTGAATGACGACAGTAATAATGAAAAATATAGAAAATATCATAAACTTGCAGAGCAATCACCACATGTTATATTGGGTGGACGTCTAGGAATGTATCAATATTATGATATGCATCAAGTGATTGCGGCTGCATTGAATGCAGTCAGGACGGAATTCGGGCAATCCCATTGA